A single region of the Streptomyces caelestis genome encodes:
- a CDS encoding PRC-barrel domain-containing protein, producing MRTDIDPRNLIGRKAFDRNGTRIGTIDEVYLDDATGEPEWAAIRTGLFSRDAFVPLEPSELIDGALHVPFDRALIKDAPDFGVGRHLSPEQELLLYHHYGLDVAAPPPLADHDFGRLAGTDETA from the coding sequence GTGCGAACCGATATCGATCCGCGCAACCTGATCGGCCGCAAGGCGTTCGACCGCAACGGAACCAGGATCGGCACGATCGACGAGGTCTATCTCGACGACGCCACCGGCGAACCGGAGTGGGCGGCCATACGGACCGGCCTGTTCAGCAGGGACGCATTCGTCCCCCTGGAGCCCAGCGAACTGATCGACGGCGCCCTCCACGTGCCCTTCGACCGCGCCCTGATCAAGGACGCCCCCGACTTCGGCGTGGGCCGCCACCTCTCCCCGGAACAGGAACTCCTGCTCTACCACCACTACGGCCTCGACGTCGCCGCCCCTCCTCCGCTCGCGGACCACGACTTCGGCAGACTGGCAGGCACGGACGAGACGGCCTGA